The Aeoliella mucimassa genome includes the window TTTCCCGGTCGTGCTAGCACCCCCCGACGAACTATAATCACACGTATGGACCAACCGATTTATCTCGATCACAACGCCACGACGCCGATGCTGCTACCCGTAGTGGAAGCCATGAGCGAAGCGATGCGGGCGGGCTACGCCAATCCGGCCAGCCAGCACGGGGCAGGGCGGCGTGCCAGGCGGGTGGTGGAAGACGCCCGCGAGCAGATCATCCGCCTGCTGGGGGGCGACACCAGCGGCCGCCAGCCCGATCGGCTGATCTTCACTTCCGGCGGTACCGAGGCCAACAATCTGGCGTTGTTCGGCCTGGCTGGCTCACCAGTTGGTGCGGCCAAGCGATTGGTGACCACCGGCATCGAGCACCCCAGCATCGCGGCCGCGGCCGACGAACTGGCCCGCCGCGGCTGGCAAATCGAGCGTTTACCGGTCGATCGCTCCGGAGTGGTCGATCCCCAATCGCTGGCACCGCTGCTCGAACAGCCGAGCAGCATGGTAAGCGTGATGCTCGGTAACAACGAAACAGGGGCGATTCAGCCGGTCGGCGAGCTAGCAACGCTGGCGACCGCGGCCGGCGTGCCGATGCATACCGACGCGGTGCAGGTGGTCGGCAAGCTGGCGGTCGATTTTCGCACGCTGGGTGTTGACCTGCTGAGCTTTACCGCCCACAAACTGCATGGCCCGCTCGGTATCGGGGCTCTGCTGTTGCGGGGCGAGACTCCCCTGGCTCCACAGCTGTTTGGCGGTTTTCAGCAAGCGGGACTGCGACCCGGCACCGAATCGGCACCGCTGGTGGTCGGCATGCTCACCGCACTGGAGTGTTGGCACGCCGAGCAAGCGGCCCGTCGCGAACATCTGGCCAAGCTTCGCGATCGATTCGAGCAGCAAATCACCGCCGGTTGCCCGCAAGTGGTGGTTGTGTCGAAGGA containing:
- a CDS encoding cysteine desulfurase family protein, which encodes MDQPIYLDHNATTPMLLPVVEAMSEAMRAGYANPASQHGAGRRARRVVEDAREQIIRLLGGDTSGRQPDRLIFTSGGTEANNLALFGLAGSPVGAAKRLVTTGIEHPSIAAAADELARRGWQIERLPVDRSGVVDPQSLAPLLEQPSSMVSVMLGNNETGAIQPVGELATLATAAGVPMHTDAVQVVGKLAVDFRTLGVDLLSFTAHKLHGPLGIGALLLRGETPLAPQLFGGFQQAGLRPGTESAPLVVGMLTALECWHAEQAARREHLAKLRDRFEQQITAGCPQVVVVSKDTERLPHTSNLAFVGFDRQALFLALDMEQVACSTGSACASGSSEPSPVLLSMGLPEEQIGGSLRFSFATETTLAEVDEAVRRILLVCKRLEQQNTLRK